In the genome of Acaryochloris sp. CCMEE 5410, the window GTGGGTCACCCACCGTCTAGAAGAACTGGACTATTGCGATGGCGCTTTCCTGTTGGAACAGGGGCAGGTGATTGATCAAGGTCAACCGCAATCCATGCGAGAGAAGCTGATTAAACGCTGGCAAGCGGCATCCCGTTAAGGGTTCAGCGAGTCAAGCTTACCGCTAGACAATCTGAATCTGGCCTGCACCCAAATTCGCTTTGTTGAGCAAGGTGCCCACCAGAATCTGCTGAGCTGCACCACTTCCATCCGCATCGTAAAACAGCTCACCCTTGGCTTGATCGTAGATAAAACGCTGCTCCCCAGTGGTCGCTGCGGCCCCCAGGGCAAACTGTTGATCGGAGATTAGCCCCAGGGGAAGGGTATTAAGCTGGGCAGAACGGAATGCGATCTCATCTTCACCCACCACAAAATCAGCAATGGTGCCCTTATTGTTAGCGGTGGCTTCTAACACAAAGAGATCGCTGCCGCCGCCACCCACGAGATAGTCTTGCCCAGCACCACCGGTCAGGGAATCATCTCCATCGCCACCATTTAAGTTATCGTTGCCATAGGATCCCCAGAGGATATCATTGCCTTCATGGCCGCTGAGGGAGTCCTCTCCATAGGCACCGTTGAGGTGGTCATCCCCTAGGCTTCCCCCTAAATAATCATCTCCATCGCCACCATCGAGGGTATCCTTGCCTTCGCCTCCCCAGAGGGTGTCATGGCCTTGATGGCCTCGGAGAAAATCATTACCACGGTAGCCATCTAGGGTATCGTCTCCCCAGCTTCCCCCCAGATAGTCATCGCCGTCGCCCCCTTGGAGACTATCATCGCCATTGGCCCCCCACAGGTGGTCATCTCCTTCGTGACCATTTAGGGTGTCATTCCCATTGCCACCATCCAGGCGATCATCCCCTAAACTCCCGCCTAAATAGTCATTACCATCTAGACCCTGGAGGGTATCATTGCCCGCAGCTCCCCAGAGGGTGTCATTCCCATCATGACCATTCAGAGAGTCATGGCCCTCTCCCCCATCTAAATTATCGTCACCATAGGACCCCCAAAGGGTGTCATCTCCTTCATGGCCATTGAGAGTATCATTGCCCCGATGGCCATTGAGGTGGTCATTGCCTAAACTCCCGCCAAGGTAGTCTTCCCCTCTCCCCCATCGAGGGTGTCCTCACCTTCTCCCCCCCAGAGGGTGTCATTCCCTTGATGCCCCCGGAGAAAATCGTTACCGCGATAGCCATCCAGGGTATCGCTGCCCCAGCTACCGCCAAGGTAATCGTTGCCGTCACCGCCCTGGAGGCTATCATCACCATTAGCGCCCCACAGGTGGTCGTCTCCTTCGTGACCATTCAGGGTGTCATTTCCATTGCCGCCATCCAGGCGATCCTTACCTAAACTCCCCCCTAAGGAATCATTGCCTTCTCCCCCCTGCAGGGTGTCTTCACCTTCGCCACCCCATAGCGTGTCATCGCCTTCATGGCCGTTCAGGGAATCATTACCGCGATAGCCATCCAGGGTATCATTGCCCCAGCTTCCCCCCAGATAGTCATCTCCGTCTCCACCGATCAGGTTATCGTCTCCCTCGGCGCCCCACAGATGGTCATTGCCCTCATGGCCATGGAGGAAGTCATTCCCCTTGCCACCATTGAGGTGGTCATCTCCTAAACTGCCTCCTAAATTGTCATCCCCCTCTCCACCATCGAGGGTATCCTGACCTTCACCGCCCCAAAGGGTGTCATTGCCTTGGTGGCCCCGGAGAAAATCATTACCGCGATAGCCATCCAGGGTATCATTGCCCCAGCTGCCGCCTAGGTAGTCGTTGCCGTCACCGCCTTGGATACTATCATTGCCATTGGCCCCCCACAAATGGT includes:
- a CDS encoding calcium-binding protein — its product is MNGHDGNDTLWGAAGNDTLQGLDGNDYLGGSLGDDRLDGGNGNDTLNGHEGDDHLWGANGDDSLQGGDGDDYLGGSWGDDTLDGYRGNDFLRGHQGHDTLWGGEGKDTLDGGDGDDYLGGSLGDDHLNGAYGEDSLSGHEGNDILWGSYGNDNLNGGDGDDSLTGGAGQDYLVGGGGSDLFVLEATANNKGTIADFVVGEDEIAFRSAQLNTLPLGLISDQQFALGAAATTGEQRFIYDQAKGELFYDADGSGAAQQILVGTLLNKANLGAGQIQIV